The following is a genomic window from Spirochaetota bacterium.
AAGAAATCAAAGAAGAGACTGTTTTAATGATCCTGAATGGCCAATCGACGATTAAGAAGATGGCCGAAGATCTGGGGGTTCATTATACCACTGTCAGAGACTGGGTTAGGCAATATAAGGAGAAGAAAGAGGAATCTTTCCCTGGGTCAGGGAATCAAAGCGCTTCGGACGCTGAAATGAGGAGGCTTTTAAAGGAAAACGCAGATTTAAAGATGGAAAATGATTTCCTAAAAAAAGCCGCGGCCTTCTTTGCGAAAAACCAGAAGTGAAATATCGCGCAGTACAGCGATATAGCTCCCATTTTGAGGTTGTAAAGATGTGCCAAACATTACAGATAAGCAGGAGCGGTTATTATGCGTTTTTAGGACGTCCCGAGAGC
Proteins encoded in this region:
- a CDS encoding transposase; the protein is MKYGKEIKEETVLMILNGQSTIKKMAEDLGVHYTTVRDWVRQYKEKKEESFPGSGNQSASDAEMRRLLKENADLKMENDFLKKAAAFFAKNQK